One window from the genome of Hydractinia symbiolongicarpus strain clone_291-10 chromosome 1, HSymV2.1, whole genome shotgun sequence encodes:
- the LOC130632344 gene encoding NADH-quinone oxidoreductase subunit B-like codes for MATIPRTLVASTRLASQSLILCSTRLASQSLILCSRTHRTLLPTVNRTVHTISSKDDNKPETSTSLVLYREQSTAAAKPGMVSNAAEFAVAKIDDLVNWARRSSLWPMTFGLACCAVEMMQCAAPRYDMDRFGVVFRASPRQADVMIVAGTLTNKMAPALRKVYDQMPEPRWVISMGSCANGGGYYHYSYAVVRGCDRVVPVDIYVPGCPPTAEALLYGILQLQKKIKRTRNIRMWYRK; via the exons ATGGCGACAATTCCAAGAACTTtgg ttgctTCCACAAGACTCGCTTCACAAAGTCTAATCCTGTGTTCCACAAGACTCGCTTCACAAAGTCTAATCCTGTGTTCCAGAACTCACAG GACTTTGCTTCCTACAGTTAATCGAACAGTGCATACAATCTCATCAAAAGATGACAATAAGCCTGAGACCAGCACAAG TTTAGTACTCTACAGAGAGCAAAGCACAGCTGCTGCTAAACCAGGAATGGTCAGTAATGCTGCAG AGTTTGCTGTTGCCAAAATCGATGATTTAGTTAACTGGGCAAGAAGA TCTTCACTGTGGCCTATGACATTTGGTTTAGCTTGCTGTGCTGTAGAAATGATGCAGTGTGCTGCACCTAG ATATGACATGGACAGGTTTGGAGTTGTTTTTAGAGCAAGCCCA CGACAAGCTGATGTGATGATCGTTGCTGGTACCTTAACGAATAAAATGGCTCCTGCTCTTCGCAAG GTGTATGATCAGATGCCTGAACCAAGATGGGTTATATCCATGGGAAG ttgtgCCAACGGTGGTGGTTACTACCATTATTCGTATGCTGTTGTTCGTGGCTGCGACCGCGTGGTACCTGTGGATATATACGTCCCTGGCTGCCCGCCAACGGCTGAAGCTCTTCTTTACGGGATCCTTCAACTTCAAAAAAAGATTAAACGAACAAGAAATATTCGAATGTGGTACCGAAAGTAA